The Peromyscus eremicus chromosome 16_21, PerEre_H2_v1, whole genome shotgun sequence genome includes the window GATTTTACAAAGTAACTaccaggccagagagatggctcagcaagtaaaggagaTTGCAGACAaggctgaggacttgagttcagtcttcAGTACCTGTGTGGTAAAAGGAAAGGTTCAGCTGCTTCAAGTTatcctttgacctacacacacatgtgcaccacagAGCACCAAACACACatgataaataaacaagcaactaaataaatagtaaaaaaatatAGATTATTTTTATCCTCTTGTTACCTATATTTCTGATTCTACTGAACATCATTGTTCAGTGTTAGAAGTGATTAAAAAATAcagcaaacttttttttatttcccattcttattaatgaataacattatttcatttacttGGTGCCTGATAAATTTCAATAGTGAGCATGCTAAATTAGATTGTCTGAGTTTGGTATCTTGTCACTTGTACTTTTATAAATTTTTCAAAGATTGATGCCTGTTCtagttacatttctattgctatgataaacaccataaccaaaagaaacttggggaggaaagagtttgtttgagctttgtccatcactgagggaaatcagggcaggaactcaaggcaggaacctggaggtaggaattgaaacagaagccatgaaaaagtgctgcttactggcttgctatcCAGGGCTtgttcagcttgttttcttacaacccagaaccacctgcctagaggtggaaccacccacagtgagctggaccctacCACAACAATCACTAAGCAAAAAAATGCTCTAGGAACTTTCTCACAATCTGATGGGGGTATTTTGCCAaatgaggctccctcttcccaaatgattctagcttgtgtcaagctgacaataaaCTGACCAAGACGATACCAATCTTGGAAATTCAAGAGCCATTGGCTGATTCAAGATTCCTTTCCTGTTTGGCGAACCATTTTAAATACTATATGGAGTTTTCTGCCACtctctttttatttgttcatttgtttggatggttgatttggtttggttttgagatagggtctcaccctGTAGCACTGGCTGGCATTACTGCTCACTAAgaaaactaggctggccttgcatTCATACGGATCAGCCTGCCTTTGGCTCCCAAAccattaagggcatgtgccaccacacctggcttcagctACTGGTTCACAAATCCAGTGGAATGCACAGCATTATCTCTCTCATTTTCTATGAATCACAGAACCAGCAAGGTAATTCTAGCAGAAGTACCATAGTGGAtgaaaagacatttttctttctcccacAAGGATGTACATACAATCGGTGGcagaaattttaatttgttttacttAGTGACCACagaatgttctttaaaaatacattgttttgtttttaacacaaTTAAAGATCATACAATTGGATATTTTAACTACACCATTACAATTTTATAGTTTATTCTTTTAACTATTAATGTGCTATGTCCAGCTCCACTGAATCAACAATTAAACCCTAATTGTTACCAAACATCCAGTCTTCTTCTACTTGAACGCTTATTTTAAAAGATCAAATCCTAGTGTGTTTGTGCAATTCTTGGCCAAGCTGaacattatttcaaattttatgtttGTGTTGGTAAAAGATACTGTTCCAGAGTCTAGGCAAAgtcaattaatgaaaatatttttaattacaagGAAAATTATTACATAACAACCCAATTACCAAATTAtaccatgtatgtgtgtttatgatgtttattacataaattatataaataagataaataaaatgtaattttattttatatcattttaaataaaagttaatattttgtatttattcaaACTGTATTTTGTTGATTATCCTGACTTATACATAATTTTACACATTTTACAAGTTTGAAAagcagtttatatttttaattgtttcctTCACTTCTTGTGAATTACTGTGAAGATTTTCAGTGGTGGGAAAGGCAAATTGGATAAAGATCTTCATTTTCATAATGTAGTATCTCTCATCAacagaataaatgaatttaatagTACAAGATTCATTCCACAACAGAAAAATGTCCAAATTCTATTCTCTGGTCTATATCTTATCCCAGTACTTATGACTGCCTCTGCtttcaagttattttttaaagtttttgtacTTCTACAGAAAAATTAAGCCAATTCTGCAGGTTtatattttctgttcattttatttagcAAACATGTTTTCATAACTTTTTGCCTGCTGCATATGGGCATGTTTACTAAAGATGACAACTAAGACAACATTTTATCATACACTAAAATGGTATATTGAAGGTTGTCttgcataaaataatttcatgataTCTAATAACCATAATTATTGCTTTAAAAGACAACAGTAGAGGAGGCAGCCTGGTTTGGAGACTAGTTAACAAAAACTTCCCACAAAAAATTCATTTGAGCCTTATGAACAAACTGGAAATGAGTAGATCAGGAAAGCTGGATGTGGAAATCTCTTCACATAAAAAGAAGAACACATGCAAAGGCTCCAGGTATAGGGGAGGTGTGAGACCATAGTGGAGGCAAAGAGGCTGCACTTCAGGTATCAGGGGCAAGAGAGTTTTCTGGGAAGATGGAATTGCTGGCATCTGTGAGCAACAGGAAAACGTTCAAGGACATGAGATATCTGTATTCTGAGAAACATAAGTattccaaaacaaaaccattacatatttgtcaaaaaacaaaaaggtaagTGTGTAGACAATGAAATGAAGGGAGCAGAAGCAAATAATGAGCCCGTGAGACTCACTATTTCAGTCATTCAGGAAAGGGTCATGGAACTTTACCCTAGGGAGCTGGGTTTTGTACTTCTACAGAAAAATTTAGCCAATTCTGCAGGTTcatgttttctgttcattttatttagcAAACATGTTTTCATAACTTTTTGCCTGCTGCATATGGGCATGTTTACTAAAGATGACAACTAAGACAACATTTTATCATGCACTAAAACGGTATATTGAAGGTTGTCTTGCATAAAATAATTGGGTTGGAAAGAAATGGAGTAGCTGGGTGACATCAGAGGATGCagtctttaaaattcaaaatgagCAAAAAGACAAGTTTAGGATAATAACTGACATatgttaaatactttttaaaagagtcATGTGATGAGTCTCATGGCATCTCATTctgacaaacacaaaaacaaaaacaaaaaaagtaaatataaaaggATATGCcaggttaaaagaaaaaagttaaataaattacagggattaaataatttcttaaaatgatACTGATAAAAATGACAATATTGAGGGATGCATTTCATCAGTTTAAAGCCATAATGAGTGTACTGTGCTCCTGGTTTTACAAATGGTCTGTGGAATTGCTCACTGAAACAAAGACATCAGGAAGCATTCTAGAGATGGGGTAGATCATGGTTCAGTTGTGGCCATGTTAAACTGGAAGCATCTTTAAGATATCCACGAAAATATTTCTTGAGAGAATTGGTACTTGAACTTCAGAAGAAATGTATGTACTGGAGAGATAAATTGTGATACACCAACATGCATGTGCATGGGAGAGGATGAGTAGAGAAAAAAGTAACATGgagttgaacattttttaaggaCTCGATTAATTTGCCACACtgattaagtaaacaaaaagactacaaagaaaaaataatcgaATGAAGAAATCCAGGGAAGCACTGAATCGAAGCTGGAGTATAAAGTCTGGTGCACAGAAGCTGTTTGCAAATACAGGAAAAGCCCTGGTTATCTCTCTTGACTGTTTCTCATGAGGTGCTTTTCCTGTTGATGAACATCCCTTCATAGACAGGCCTGATGACATGACATCAGCAATCTACCTACAGATGAGTGACAAAGAAAGCAACTGGGTCACAGTTCCACCTCCCACTTCAGTGTCAGCTTCACACTCAAGAACAAACTGCTTTCTCCAAGTAAGGCCCCAAGGCACATATTTTGACTCCTAGGAAAACACCCAAGACTCCTGTGCCCTGAGATCTTTTCTCCTATCCTTCTTTGTTCCAGTCCATCAGCTCTCAGGTGGTAAAGTAGCTGTATAGAATAACTAAAACCATGAATGTTTCTCTCTAGGGTTACTTGCCTTGAAATAAGAATAAAGTTTTCCCAGGGTAGGCTTCCTAAGTTTAGTATTTATAGACACTCAACTTGTATGTTTCTTCCCTATCTTCTCTTATACATGGTCAGAATGCTGAAGCACTTAGGGAAAAGTTCCTAACAAACATATCACTATTCTCATAGAAATCAAAGGAGttaagaaatttattattataaagaagTACTAAGATCACACAGTTAACAAATTCACACTAAAACCAGAAAAACAGTCTTTCTATTTTCAAATAGTACAAATCCTGTAAGTGGTCCCAAATGAAGTAGGTTAGCTCACCACAAAGCAATCTGTGCTCAATAAATCAAAGAGCAAATATTCATTCAGAGATATGTGGGAAATGACCTATTTCTCTTGCAAAACTAGGAAACAATataacacaagaaaaaaacagaaattttttTAGGAATCTTACATGCTAAGAACTCAAGAATGGTTTCTAAGCACCCACGgggacagtttttaaaaatattcatgggGAAAAAAACTGCCTCTCTGGGAACTTTCATTTCTAAGGGATCTAGTATCTCTCTTTATAGAGTGTACTCAAGAAAACAACCTTAGAAATGCAGAATCTTTATATAGCACAGATCATCAAAACTATATCTTCTGCAGAGCACTGGGGGGAAAAGTGTATCATCTGTTACTTATAATTGAAAGCATATAACAATCATATAAAATTGTCATACAAAAGCCCAACAATCAATAAGAGCTAGATGCAACAGTATTAGATGATTCTTGTAAGAAACTCAAAGTATCTTCCTGACTATTCTCTGCAATTCAGTCAGTAGTTTAGTGCCCTTTATTGAATAAGGAATCAGCAGGTCAGCAAAGACCCATTACATAGAAATTAACCAACATTAAAGAATCTCCCTAGTTTGCACACTCAAccccctccagcccctctcatCCTGGGACAGAAAGTTTGGATTCTTCACCTTAGAAGTCCTCTGGTCCTTACACTTTCCTCTCCCAGGACTCAGTCTTTCATCAAAAGATCAAGGCAAAAATGTCTAACTCTGAGAGTAATGGAGTTATAACtaagcaaataaaaactacttacTTAGCTGTGATCAAAAGCACTCAGCAGGGATCACCACACAGACTCCAAGAGATGGTGTAGAAGTGCTTTTAAGAGTGCAGAGTAATATCCCTAGAGAGTCCTAGAGTGTCAAGAGCAGCCCCAGTCTCTGCAGGCCAGTTCATATGACAGCGCCCTCCAGACACAGAAGAGCTCACatcctgcttttgttttgtttttcctattttcttccaCAGGATGAAGCAATTGCCTTATGTGGAGCTGAGTTGTACAGAATTTGTTCTAGTTTCTTTATTCCTTACTGTGACTTCAAGAGCTCCTGACTTCTCTTTCTGAAACTGATATCTTGACTGTGTCCAGTATGTGTCTCTTTTCAGTACAATGTGAGAAAGTGAGAAAACCAGGCCAACACTGAGCACTGATCCCCCTCCccacatttcccttttcctcttccctagCTTCCACTCTGATGAAATTTTAGCATTCTCTGAGCTTCAAATTCCTCGTTGAAAATAAAGATATGGGTATGGGTTTGTTTACATTTAAAGTATGGTTAAAGGATTAATTTACAAGATATATAAAATTTAACATAGTGCCCAGATCTTTTATATCTCACCATCCAATGCTGAGTTCAGTGTTCCAGTTTTATCcccctaaaatacatacataaaagatCTCCTATTTTATTTAGCCTTGGTTTGGACATTTGTTCCCACGGGGTGTGTAACAGGGGGGGACCTTGGAACAGGTGAAAATTTGCCTAACCTGTGGGCACAAAACCCACTGGTAACAAGCGGTAGTCCTTGGTATACAAGAGAAACTTCTAAAGAAAATGCAGTCCTGACACTAACATGCTCTTGACCATCTACCCTCAGCCTTCAAACAGCATTCACTGTATAATGAGAGCAGAGGGAGCACAGTACAGTCCAAATGTGACCCTTTACTACTGAAGCTGACCGGGTAAATACCAATGTTAGAGACCTAGAAAGAAGATTctctattttcttaatttttcttttttttttccccctttggtctCCCTATTGaccctttttttattttgttcttttttattaatgttttatgaTAGCATGGAAAATGATTTATGCATTCCTACATTTTTGAGACATATGTATCACATTTGTTCCACCTTATCATCCCTCCTATCACCCAAAGCCTGCTGATCTACTTCCTCTCCACAAAATAGTCCCACCTTCCATATTTATATCACATGCAATCCATTACCAACTTACCAACTCTTCCCTCTTTCCccactcctttcctcctcctttaagaaaatgttcttgtttctcatggtctcatttctagtttcatgacccATGTGTATCTATGGCcacacaatacatacatgcatgcatacatacatacatacatacatacatacatacatacaaaatatggAGAGAGATTATGCATATGagataaaacatttgttttttttgagtCTGTCTGATTCCACTTAACATGGTGATTTCTGGTTCTAACCACATTTCTACAAATGCTGtgatctcatttctttttcaagtAAAAAGTCCaccatgtatatgtaccacatttacactactcattcatctgttgatggaattaaagctgtttctatttcatggcttttttttaaagtgcagcaaaaagacaaacaaaagatgCAAATATCTGGTATAACACCTTAAATTCTTCTGACATATACCTAAGAGACATACGGTTGGGTCATATAGTAGttctgtttttgggttttttgagaaagTTTTATAACAATTTCCATAGTGTCTGCACCAGTTTACAACACCACTAGCATTTGTTGTTGTATATTTTATGATAACTATTCTGACTGGGGCAAAATGGAATCTCAAAACAATTCTAACTGGTAATTTCCCAGGATACGGATGTGAAATACTATTTCAAGTATTGTTGGCCaattcacttttatttcttctttcagctCACTAACTTGTTTATTGATTGCACAATTAGAAGGGAGTGGTGTTTTTCTTTGCAGTTCCTTATATATGCTATGAATCATTATCTAATACAGAGTTGATAAAAGTTTCCATTTTATAGGCTGTTTCTTCATTCTGTGATAGTTACTATTGCTATACTGAAGCTCTATTATTTCATGCAATTGCATTTGTCAATTCTTGAGATTTCTTTCTGTAATAGTACAGTCTTTTTCAGAAAATTTGaagcttttttttcctgcttttttccTCTACCAGTTTCAAAGTTTCAGATCTTATATTAAGATCATTGTTCCATTCTGAAATGATTTTCATCAAGAATATGAGATATGGATTTTGTAGTTTTTATGTGAAGAAATCCAATTTGCTATAGTTCATATGTTAAAAAGTTTTCTtcaatatgtttttatatattttatacttttgtgAAAAATTATATGACTCTAGCTATGTGTAGGTAAACTTCTGGATCCTCAGTTCTATTTCATGTTCCAAATGCATTTTTGCTAGTTCCGTTTTGTGTCTGCAATTATGGCTCTGTAATATAAACTGAGATCAAGTGTTGTAATGCCTCCAGAATTGTCTTTCTGCTTAGAATTCCTTTGGCTTTCTGAGTATTTAGCGTTTCCATATGAACCTTGGGAATGTTTTTATAGTTTGGTTAAAAACATCATTACAATTTTGGTAATATGTTCATTGTACTACATTAATTTTGCCAAACTATGAGCATTCTATTTCCTAGCATCTCCTTTAGTTTCTTGCTTTAGtatgttaaatttttctttgtaaacGTCTTTCCCTTCTTTCATTGGGTTCATTCCTACATGTTTCAGCTTTAGAAAACCAGTGTAAATGAGATATTTTCCATGATTTATTTGTCAGCGAGTTCATTTTCGTTCtgctactttttttaaaagcatttatatGAGTATTCTGGCAAACTTGTTAGGATCGTCAAATtatgataatttgacttcttttcctatttgtaattccttcttttctcttgccttattgACCTAGCTACAACCTCAAGTTCTATGTCAAATAAACATAGGGGGATACCTTGTCTTGTCCTCGATTTTAGaagaaatgctttcatttttttctcatttagtaTAATGTTGGCTATACATTTGTCATATGTAACCTTTATTATAGCTTACTTTTACAGGAGCAGGAGGGGAAACGTGGAGTTATTTTCCCTCTGATGACTTAACAGGTTGGATCAGAAAGGGCTCTGGGGGCATTTTTCCCACTTTCCTGCCTAGTGTACTGTCTGATGCAGGTGACAGGTTACTATTATTGGGTTGAATTCCTCCTTCAGCAATGCTACAACTTCAGAAGtcaccctccctcttctcccatgAATCACCCACTTTCCACCCCCACATACTAAGAGGAACATGACATTAAGAGTGTGGGCTTGGGAAACTCCCCAACAGTGGTACATTTCCACTAAATATTTTTCTAGGACTCTGAGAGTACAGAAAGCAACGAAACCAAGGTAATCTCTCCTGGTTCACAAAGTATAAACTCTGAATTTACATGCCTGAAGCTGCCTCTGTCACTCTTCAAATACAGCTAGTAATTTTTTTCCCAGGGGTATCGCAGCCTTTCCCATATGGCCGCATCCTTAGCTTCAGCCGCAGCACTGCCTACTCCCCCAATGTGTCTGTGAATCTGTGTCCAAATCAGTGGACACATGCTTCTTGGGGGAGGGGTGCTCACTTGCTTATTGACTGGAGAGGGGAGGCATTTATGGTTCAAGTCATAAAAATGTGTGGGCTTCTGCTTTTGGTGGCCAAAAGGGTTGACTTTATAATCTTCTTTGAAAACGATTCCCAACTGTGAACATGCTAGGAGTTGCAGAGAGTCCCTTGGCAGTGTCTGCTTGCTGCCCAGATCTTAAACCATATTTTTGCAGAGTCCCAAATATTGTATCTGTGGAGTTTAGAAacattttccctctctctttgaCTCTCCAAAGGGTACCTTCCTCTTCTCTGATGCTTTTGCCTAGTGCCTGGTGTCAAGGTACAttaatttcttttacaaatcTAAGGGCAGTATATCTggatttcacttccttcctccttttcactGCTTCCTTCCCTACATTTCCACACTATTCACGCACACCTCACATTCTTTTTCAGACTCCAGGTGTCTGTGAGCCACCACCTTTCCTGGATGGATTCACAGGGTAGTAAATTTGAGACTCTGAGTTGCAAATAGCCTTGAAGAAGCTAACACTGGTGTCCTTTCACTGTCACAACAAAGATGGACATTCACATTACTGAAAACAATTCTCCACACATACTGTTTTCAggctgatttttttcatatactcAACCAATGTAACAGGTTAAAAGCAGAAGTAGATAAGAAAACCCAGCAGTAAAAGGCATGCAGAATTGTAgcgtgtgattaaaaaaaaaaaaaaaaaaaaaaaaaccactcgtCTCAGTATATTTTGGAAAATAGTTGTCTTTCATAAAACAATACTCCTATAATAGGTTAGTAAAATCACTTAAGtgaattatttttaaggttttatttctaATGTGATAAGTACTGAAAGAGACGAACCACAATTAGGAATTCACTCTAATTCTTAAAGTCATACAGAGACACTAAAACCTTAGAAATAATGTGACAGTGAGCACTGGGTGCAGGTCAGGGGTCCGGGCAAAGGCCAGGGTACACAGAGAGAGGCTCCCGGGGTCTCCTTGGGTAGCTGAGCAAAGGCATTCCTCACAACCCTGCAGTTTCCCTTCTTCTCTTGTAAGCGGAAACGAACACCTTCTGCAGGGATACTGATGACTAGGCTCCATTTCTCATTCCTATTGGCTATCAGGTTTCTAGAGCTCTGCTGTTATAGTTCTGATTATATAGTCACTGTGAACCCACAGGAACTTGACTCTCTCCAAATCTCCAAATCCAGAGAATGGAGAGTTCATTACTCCTCACTCTCCACCTGCTGCTGGGGGCTTCCCTTGCCCTGACCCATACCTTTAAAGGTGAGTTCAGGTCTTGAGGGGAAGTCTTTTACAGGGAGAACACCTGGAAAGCCTGCCCAGCCAGACCCTCCCAGCCGGGCTGCCCATACCCCACTCCCTTGAGCCCTgcacctcctgctccccttctaCAGTTTGCCCTGGGTCCCCATAGAAGGAGGGTCAAGCCAGACATCAGCCTCTCACTTCCCCCAGGTTCCCACTCTTTGCGGTACTTCGACATCGCAATATCAAGACCTGGCTTAGAGGAGACCCTCTACATGACCATTGGCTATGTGGACAACACAGAGTTCGTGCACTTCAACAGTGGGGCAGTGAATCCAAGGTTTGAGCCTCGGGTGCCCTGGATGGAGCAGGTGGGACAGGATTACTGGGATGACCAGACACACATTGGCAAAGCAGCAGAACTGCAGATTCGAGCATACTTTCAGAAACTGCAAGGCTACTACAACCAGAGCGAGAAAAGTGAGTGACCCTGGGCCCAGGTAGTGGCCAAGCCCCTTTCACATCCTCGTGTCACCAGGTCCGAGGTTCAGCCTGAGGCTATGAGACCACACAGAGCCTTGTCCTGGAAAAGCTGAGGGGACTATAAGCCCTTTATGATTCTCAGTTTAGGGCCAAATCTGGTTGGGTGGACAGGGAGGATGAAAGACCTGGGCCAAGTGGGTGAGACTGACTTGTGGGACTGGGCCAGGTTCTCACACCATCCAAAGGATGACTGGCTGCTACATTGGACCAGACGGGCACCTACTTCATGCATACCGTCAGTTTGGCTATGATGGGCAAGATTATCTCACCCTGAATAAGGATCTGAGCACCTGGACCGCGGCAGACAAGGCAGCTCTAATCACCAAGCAAGAGTGGGAGGCAACCAATGAGGCTGAGCGTTGGAGGGTCTACTTGCAGGGGTCTTGCGTGGTGTGGCTCCTTAAATACCTGAAGATGGGAAGTGAGACTCTTCTGCGCACAGGTACTAGGGGCAAAGATACTCATCCTAATGAACTTGAGCTCACACCTTCTGAGAAGGGAGGAAAATGGGATCA containing:
- the LOC131893743 gene encoding class I histocompatibility antigen, Non-RT1.A alpha-1 chain-like, which encodes MESSLLLTLHLLLGASLALTHTFKGSHSLRYFDIAISRPGLEETLYMTIGYVDNTEFVHFNSGAVNPRFEPRVPWMEQVGQDYWDDQTHIGKAAELQIRAYFQKLQGYYNQSEKSSHTIQRMTGCYIGPDGHLLHAYRQFGYDGQDYLTLNKDLSTWTAADKAALITKQEWEATNEAERWRVYLQGSCVVWLLKYLKMGSETLLRTDPPKAYVTHHPRPEGDITLRCWALSFYPAEISLTWQRDGEDLIQDMELVETRPSGDGTFQKWAAVVVSSGEEQKYTCHVQHEGLPEPLTLRWSRPPQSFTPIIVVVLGLVLLGASVAAVVMWRKSSGRKRGSLGFLSNWGTPRPR